In Chrysoperla carnea chromosome 2, inChrCarn1.1, whole genome shotgun sequence, the following proteins share a genomic window:
- the LOC123293072 gene encoding eclosion hormone has translation MYDFQDYNLQLFFFFFVGICIRNCAQCKKMFGSYFDGQLCADTCVKFKGKTIPDCEDVGSISPFLNKFE, from the coding sequence ATGTATGATTTCCAAGATTATAacctacaattattttttttcttttttgtaggtatatgtaTACGAAATTGTGctcaatgtaaaaaaatgtttggatcATATTTTGATGGTCAACTATGCGCCGATACTTGTGTGAAATTTAAAGGTAAAACAATTCCAGATTGTGAAGATGTTGGTTCGATTTCACcgttcttaaataaatttgaataa